The window CCCGGACACCATCGCGATTGGATCGACTGCATCCGCTCGCGCAAACGGCCGGTCGCCGATGTGGAAATCGGCGCGCGCAGCGTCACGGTTTGCCACCTGGCGAACCTTGCTTATTGGTATCGACGCAAGCTGCGTTGGGATCCGCAGAACTGGCGCTTCGTCGGTGATGACGAGGCCAATCAATGGCTGGACCGGTCCCGCCGCGACCCGTGGGAATTGCCGAAGGTGTGATGGCGCCTCGGTTTCGCTTTCCTTAATCGCTGGCTTCGGCTGAATTAGGTGCATGAGTTCCCGACTTGCGCGATTGTTTCCTGCACTCACCCTTGTGGCCATTCTCGGTGTCATGCGGTATCCCTGCGCGGCTCAAGCTCAAGCGGAACGGCAGGCTGACTCAGACCGCGATCCATCCTTGCAAGTCGAGCGCGATTGGGTGGACGGCCGCTGGAACCGAACGGAAGTGGGCCAGTTCCTCGCATCCAACCTCGACGCGCAAGGGCACCGGATCACGAAAGCGCTTTCCATCAAGGTCGGCGACAACGACGAAGGCGCCGTTTGCTTTGACACGGGGCAATGCGCGTTTCGCGCGGGGTGGCTTGGAGGCTTTCTGCGGTTTTCTCCAGCTCGGTTCGGCTTCATTCAATCCCCGCGAATTGCCGGCGAACTGGCCTTTGCTGCGCGGGCGGAGGCGTCCTGGCAAAATGCACGCGCACGCTATACGGGCCTTCGCTTGCACGGCCGGCGTGTCGTGCTCGAATATACCGTCGATCGGGTCCGCGTCCTCGATTCGCCGTGGTTGGAAACGATCGAGGATTTGAAAATCTTCACGCGCACGCTCGAATTGGGACCGTGCGATCGCGAAATGAAGCTGGCCGTGGCCACAGGCGGCGAGACCTCGGTTCTTTCCTCGGACGAGCGAAGCAGCCGCGCGCTGTTCGGGACCGATAGCAGCGTCTCCCTCATCACGGTGCTCGGTCCCGGTGTTCAATTCAGAAAGGACCAAGGGCAACTCATCATCAGTTTCCCGGTCCGCTCGACGCCGCAACGCGCAAAAATCACGTTCTGGTCCGGCGCCAAATCGCGACTTGCCGCGTTCGACGCGTGGGCGAAAGCCGCCGACTCCGTCGAAGATCTTTCCGACTGGTTGAAACCAGGGCCTGCGCGCTGGTTGCCGGAATTGAAGACGGTGGGCCAGCGTGGACTCGACACCGATTTCCTGTCCGTGGACACGCTCACCGTGCCGTACGAGAATCCGTGGAGCGCGTTGATGTTCCTGGCGGGAGTGGGTTTCACCCCGGACGGCGCGGCTTATGTCTGCACGATCCACGGCGACGTCTGGCGCGTCACCGGGATTGACGGTTCGCTGCGCGAATTGCGCTGGAAGCGATTTGCCACGGGTCTGTTCCAGCCCCTGGGCCTCCAGGTTCGCGACGGCCAGATCTTCGTCCTGGGCCGCGATCAGATCACGCGCCTGCACGACTGGAACGGGGACGGCGAGGCGGATTTCTACGAGGACTTCTGCAACCTGATCGACACGGCGCCCGGCCACAATTACGTGACGTGCCTGGAAAAGGACAGCGCGGGCAATTTCTATTACGTCGATCCGCGCGGCGTGCATCGCGTGTCGGCGGATGGCCGGAGCAAAGAAACGCTCGCGGCCGGCTTTCGCAATCCGAACGGTCTGGGCGTCAGTCCCGACGGCACGGTGATCACGGTCGCGCCGCAGCAAGGCGAGTGGACGCCGTCCTCGGCGTTGTGCGAAATCAAGCCTGGTGGCTACTACGGTCACGGCGGACCCAGGACGACCGCGGAACGGCCGCTCGGCTACAATCCGCCGTTATGCTGGATTCCGCATCGCGTCGATAATTCGAGCGGAAGCCAGGTCTGGCTGCCGCCCGGCCAATGGGGACCCCTAGGCGGACAGATGCTCCACCTGCTCTGGGGCCGTTGCGGGCTGATGCTGGTGCTCCGCGACGTCGTGAACGGCGTGGCTCAAGGCGCGGTTGTTCCTTTGCCGGGCCGATTCCTCTCCGGTCCGCACCGCGGGACGTTCAATCCGCGCGACGGACACCTCTACATCGCGGGGAGCACCGGCTGGCAAACGAGCGCGGTAAAAGATGGCGCGTTGCACCGCGTCCGGTTCACGGGCAAGCCCGTGGCGCGGCCGACTTCCTGGCACGCGCATCAAAATGGCCTGACGCTCACGTTCGCCGGGCCGCTCGATCGCGCCGCAGCCGAGGACATCGGGAGCTATTCGATTCAGGAATGGAATTACCGCTACGCCGCGCAGTACGGGTCCAAGGATTGGTCGGTTGTGAATCCGGACAAAGAAGGCCGCGATGAAGTGGCCGTGAAGTCCGCGCGCTTGCTCGATGATGGCAAGACTGTCTTTCTGGAAATCCCCGCTTTGCGCCCCGTGATGCAGATGGAGGTCCAATACAACCTGAACGAAGCCGATGGCAGACCGCGGCGCGGGCAAGTCTGGCTAACGCTTCACCAACTCGACCGACCCCTGACCACCGGCCACTGATCACTGATACGCCCACTGATCACTGGTCACTGGATTTGGGGAGGGCGCCGGGAACGAGCGCTTCCGCAAGTTCGGCGAATTCCGTTTCCAGGACCGAAGCGCGTTTAGTGATTCGCGAACACAAGTCGTCCACGTAACGAGCGCGGTTTCTGGCAAAAGGAGCGACCAGGCGGTTGATTCGATCGGGAACCGGCGCAAAGCCAGGCGATTCGTCCTGCAATTCGCCGCCGATTCTGGCGCCGATTTCTCGCACGCGTCGGCAGAGCGTTTCGGGCAGGAAAACGTTCGTGAACAAAGTGTGCGCGCGTTCGAGATGCCGCCGGCGCCCTTCCGGCGTCGTGATGACCGCCCGAGCGACGATTCCCTGCATGGGCGGAACGATGGCCAGATCCAAAGTGCTCCGGTGTGTGCCCAGGACGCGATCCATGCCGTGCGGCATGAACACCATCTTGTCCGTGCTCGGATCGTGATAAACGCGATAGTTGTTCCGGTTCATCGAGTAGCTGTCGGAGTGGCACAGGATTGTCTCCATCGCCACCATGGAGAGAAACCGGTCCAGATCGAGCGCCGCTTCCAGCGCGCGGAGGCGTTCGTCCGGATCGGTGATCCGCGCCGCGGCCATGAGTTTGCGCAGGGCGGTGTGGTTCGTCGGGTTGGCGCCGGAGCTGACTTCGAGTCCGCCGTCAATGTCCGTCAACACGGGTTGATCGTAGAGGTTCCCGTCGGTGCGCTTGAAGTGGCGTTTGAGGAACTGCGGGCTGTAGCCCTCCACGAGCACATACAGACCCAACGGCCGGCCGTTCAGCGTGACGAACGCGTGATCGGATCGCGGCACGGGCACGCCCGCGGCCGCGAATAATTCGCGCGAGAATTTCTCGTGCAACAAGGTTGGATCTTGCGCCGAGTTGTTCAGGTAGATTTTGGTCAGCCCGTGAAACGCCTGATTCGACGCGAATTTGTTGAAGTTCAGAGTCAGCGACGGCATTGAATCGATCGGCCGAAAGCTGCTCGTGCCTTTCACCTGGACCGCGACGTTCGTGTAAATGCGATCCCCTTCGACGACCCTCGCCTTGACCTGAGGCCGGATTTGCGGATTGCGCCGGCGCTGGAAACCGGATTGGGAATTCCGCAACTGCTGCATGCCGTCTTCGGAAATCTCAATGGCAATGCGGATCGGACGGGCGCTCTGGAAAATGTGTTCGTCAGCCGCGTCCCCCGCGACGGCAACTGGCGCAGCGGCGTAGAGCAGCCCGGAACAAAGCGCCGCGGCCAGAACCGGTGACACCCTGGCTGAAAACATGGACACCATATACCCCCACCGCCTCCCGCCGTCCAGAGCGTGGAGCGCGGCATTCATGCCGCATCGCGTCGGCGACAGGATTTGAAGTTTCGTTTAACCACGGATTCACACGGATTCACACGGATAGGAAAGAATTGTTGATCCGCGTGTATCCGCGTTCATCCGTGGTTAAAAGAACCGAAGACATCTTACCGGATTTTCAACATCAAAATCTACTGACGCCGCCCGTGTGATGAGTGGCGATCTCATTTCGATTCCCGCTCATCGCAATGCCGGTCGATGAACTTCCCCAGTTCGCCCGGATCAACCAAACCCCACGTCAGCCCGCAATCCCGGCAGGCGTACGCGGTTTTGCCCAGCTCGATGCCATTCTTACTGTGCAAATCGCGGGATTGACGACTGATCGACCGGAGAACCGTAGCGCAGATTTTCAATCTGCTGTATCGCCGATTTCCAATCGGCAGGGCGCCGGCAAGTCCCAGCGGGCTCGGACTGGGAGACGCCCCGCAGAATACAATTCTGCGCTACGGCAGAGTGCAACTCTGGGCTACGAGCTTTGTCGTCCATCCCGCGGACAAGCAGTAAGCGTGAGACTCCAGAACCTCAAGGTTCCGGGCTTGAAGACCACGAAGCAATTTTCACCGAAGCCGGTCAATTCGCCCGCGACAATGCGCTCCCCGTTACATTTACTGCAGGACACCGTTCCACGGTTATTCGTCCAACGCGGACACGAAACTGTCCTGTCAGGCCCTCAAAATCTTTTCCATTGCCTTCCCCTTGGCCAATTCATCGACCAATTTATCCAGATAGCGCACCTCCCGCATCAAGGGCTCTTGAATGTCTTCGACACGGACGCCGCAAATGACGCCTTTGATCAACGTTCGGCAAGGATTCAGCTTCGGAGCCTCCTTGAAGAAGGTTTCAAAGTCTGTCTGCTTTTTTATTTGGCCCTCCAACTCTCGCTGACTGTAGCCTGTCAGCCAGCAAATGACGGCATCCACCTCCGACTTTCTGCGCCCCTTTTTCTCTGCCTTTGCGACATAGAGCGGATAGACGCTTGCGAACTTCATCTTGGAAACGCGATCAATGGTTGCCTGGTTTGTTTTCATGCGAATCAGAAGGGCGATACGGATGAGCCATGACGAGGAGCGCGCCAGCGGCGTCCGACTGGAACCGTAACGTGATCGCGCTCCTCATGATTGGCTCGCTCCGCTGGTTCGGCTCTTTCATCGCGGTGATTGTCGTAGGGAAACACAGAAGTTTAGCTTTTCAGTGCCGGAAGACAAGTGTCGCAAATAACGCGGCGCGCGCTAACTGACCAAGCTGCATCTTTCCGAAGTCATGGGGAGCACACGCGCCCTCGCGTGTTCCCGTCGGCGCCTCGCCGACGGGAAACATCGCCTGACCGCATCGCAGAGCGTGGTAAGCGACGCGTGCGGAGTTGCGGCGAGGCGCCGCAATAGGCACGCGAGGCGCGTGCGCTCCCCAGAACAGCGCATGAATTATTCGGACTGACGCTGCAACGCGGTGACGCTGCAAACGCCTACTCAAAACCAACCCGCCGTCGGTATTCCTTCTTAGATGCGCGATGCGATTTGTCCTGGAGCATGCGGCGCTTCGCCGCCGCGCTGGGCGGGCGGTTTCGCCGGCGGGTTTTCTCGACCTCGGAACGCCGGGCATTGGCCTCGGCTCTGCGTTGGGATTCGATCTTGTCCAGCAACAGTCGGCGGGCGAGCAGGCGGTTTTGTCCTTGATGACGCGTGGTCTGGCATTTCACCTGAACGCCGCTCGGACGATGGGTCAACACCACGCAGGTCGAAGTTTTGTTGACGTTCTGGCCGCCATGCCCGCCGGAGCGCACGAAGCTCTCCTCAATGTCGGATTCCCGGATGCCCAGAGCGGACATGCGCCGCGCGAGGTCTGTGTCCGGTCTGTGATCGGCAGATAAAGGGTTCATCGGACAATTGCCAAGCCGTGGCTATTCAGTTTCGATGGGGAGCGCACGCGCCTCGCGTGCGGTGGTCGGCGCCCTCGCCGACCACAAGGGTTCCGTCGAACATCGCCATCATGTGACCTTCTGGGGCTTTCTTCCGGCCGGCGAGGCGCCGGTCGGAACACGCGAGGGCGCGTGTGCTCCCCAGTCCCGTTGCACGCGGAGACTTGGGGCGAGGACGCCCCCTGAGCTCGCAGGCGAGACGCCTGCGCGACGTCGAAAGGGCAGTTCATCACTTCGACGTCTTTTTCGGGCGAATGTCCCACGCGGTGAGCCATTGCTCCGCCGATTTGTTGAAGCCCTGTTTCAGGAGGCGTTTCTCGAAATCCGGCATGTGCCCGGCCCCGTAGAAGATGGCCAGGTTGCGTTTGCCTTGGTCGATCTGTTCGGCCAGCACTTTCATTGCGACTTCGTTTCGCCCGCTCAACAGCACCGAGCCTTCGCCGTCGTTTCCCCGGTCAAGTCCGGAGAAAACGGATTCGATGTTTTCCAATTGCTGGGCGAAGAGGAATTTCAGCTTGTAAGCGCTGTCCTTGCTCATGAGAGCGAACAAGAGCTGCAATCCGTCCGGAGAGTTGGGCGAATTGGCGATGCGACTCTGCTCCTCGATCACAGCGCGGATCATCAATCCCAGGATGCTCTCGCCTTTGGCTTCCTGCTGCCGGAGAAACGTGGCCACGTCCATGTCCGCGTGAACGAAGTTGGTGGGCGAATAATCGATGGCGTCCAACTGGAACTCCAGCGCGAGCAGATTCTTGATGCCGGTTTGGAGCGCGCTGACCGGACTCATTTGACGCTCGCTCACCTTTTCCATGTCTTTGGGTTTCACCATTTCGTAAAGCACCGCATCGAAGGTTTTGAAGCGCGCTTGCAGCTTTTGATAATAGTCCGCATCGGCGACGTGGACCGCGGCGACCAATGTCACGGTGACGCCATCCTGACGGCGGTACGTTTTGATCGCCGTATCGACATTTCCCTCGCCGGCGTTGGTGGGAACGAACCGCATGAACGGCGATGGCTTGTGTT of the Verrucomicrobiota bacterium genome contains:
- a CDS encoding DUF2200 domain-containing protein, producing the protein MKFASVYPLYVAKAEKKGRRKSEVDAVICWLTGYSQRELEGQIKKQTDFETFFKEAPKLNPCRTLIKGVICGVRVEDIQEPLMREVRYLDKLVDELAKGKAMEKILRA
- a CDS encoding peptide chain release factor-like protein, whose protein sequence is MNPLSADHRPDTDLARRMSALGIRESDIEESFVRSGGHGGQNVNKTSTCVVLTHRPSGVQVKCQTTRHQGQNRLLARRLLLDKIESQRRAEANARRSEVEKTRRRNRPPSAAAKRRMLQDKSHRASKKEYRRRVGFE